From Saccharomyces paradoxus chromosome IX, complete sequence, one genomic window encodes:
- the URM1 gene encoding ubiquitin-related modifier URM1 (Ubiquitin-like protein involved in thiolation of cytoplasmic tRNAs~similar to YIL008W), producing the protein MVNVKVEFLGGLDAIFGKQRVHKITMDKEDPVTVGDLIDHIVSTMINNPNDVSIFIEDDSIRPGIITLINDTDWELEGEKDYILEDGDIISFTSTLHGG; encoded by the coding sequence ATGGTAAACGTGAAAGTGGAGTTTCTAGGCGGACTGGATGCTATTTTCGGAAAGCAAAGAGTACATAAAATTACCATGGATAAAGAAGATCCTGTCACAGTGGGCGATTTGATTGATCACATTGTATCTACCATGATTAATAACCCTAATGACGTTAGTATCTTCATCGAAGATGATTCTATAAGACCCGGTATCATCACATTAATCAACGACACTGATTGGGAACTTGAAGGCGAAAAAGACTATATATTGGAAGACGGTGACATCATCTCTTTTACTTCAACGTTGCACGGTGGCTAA
- the NAS2 gene encoding Nas2p (Proteasome-interacting protein~similar to YIL007C), whose product MEEKELSKLLANVKIDPSLTSRISQMDSFKLSELMVLKTDIEAQLEAYFSVLEEQGIGMDSALVTPDGYPRSDVDVLQVTMIRKNVNMLKNDLNYLLQRSHVLLNQHFDNMNVRSNQNTTRNNDDQAIQYTIPFAFISEVVPGSPADKADMKVDDKLISIGNVHAANHSKLQNIQMVVIKNEDKPLPVLLLREGQILKTSLTPSRNWEGRGLLGCRIQEL is encoded by the coding sequence ATGGAGGAAAAAGAGTTAAGCAAATTGTTGGCCAATGTCAAGATAGACCCAAGCCTAACGTCAAGAATTAGCCAAATGGACAGCTTCAAACTATCGGAATTGATGGTGTTAAAGACGGATATCGAGGCACAACTGGAGGCGTACTTCAGCGTCCTCGAGGAGCAAGGTATCGGAATGGATTCTGCGTTGGTAACGCCGGACGGATATCCTCGTTCGGATGTCGACGTATTGCAGGTCACCATGATCAGGAAGAATGTCAATATGCTAAAGAATGATTTAAATTACCTTTTGCAAAGATCGCATGTCCTGCTAAATCAGCACTTTGATAATATGAATGTTAGGTCGAATCAAAACACAACCAGGAATAACGACGATCAAGCCATTCAGTATACCATCCCATTTGCATTTATTAGTGAGGTAGTACCTGGTAGCCCTGCAGATAAAGCAGATATGAAGGTCGATGATAAACTGATTTCTATTGGTAATGTACATGCTGCAAACCATTCtaaacttcaaaatattcagATGGTTGTCATAAAGAATGAAGACAAGCCACTTCCCGTCCTTCTGTTGAGGGAAGGGCAAATCCTAAAAACATCGCTGACGCCTTCGAGAAACTGGGAGGGTAGAGGTCTTCTGGGGTGTAGGATACAAGAGCTGTAA
- the EPS1 gene encoding protein disulfide isomerase EPS1 (ER protein with chaperone and co-chaperone activity~similar to YIL005W): MTTNLKRLIFTFLPCITLLLKLTIAAAEPPEGFPEPLNSAEFKEELSKGLHIIDFYSPYCPHCKHLAPVWMETWEEFKEEGKKLNITFSQVNCVESADLCADENIGFFPDIRLYNPSGYVKSFTETPRTKESLIAFARRESVDPNNLDVDLDSAISQSQYLEGFDFLELIAGKATRPYLVSFWPTKDMKDTDDSLEFSVCDKCHEFQRTWKIISRQLAVEDIKTGHVNCESNPTICEELGFGDLVKITNHRGDREPKVALVLPNKTSNNLFDYPNGYSAKSDGYVDFAKRTFANSKFPNITEEELQKKISRNVDFLQERGPVTNNDIRLVFSYDPETVVTEDFDILEYLIEPLSKIPNLYLYQIDKNLIDLSRNHYRGMYQKINYNTDEAQKNLNEQYFTMNTVTQLPTFFMFKDGDFISYVYPGYSTTEMRNIDTIMNWVEKYSNPLVAEVNSSNLKKLMSFQTKSYSNLAIQLVNGGDNKHIKGSNKLIHNLLLASWDYEHIRMENNFEEINERRASKANGIKKLKDNKAPANKIVDKMREGVPHKDQKKLLLGYLDISKEKNFFRKFGITGEHKVGDVIIIDKSNNYYYTTDNFGDTLTSNNPQSLREAFVSLNIPSKALYNSKLKGRLMNSPFHSVFSFLDIIHQNGMSGYLIIIFLIITILKGPSVYRRYKIRKHYRAKRNAAGILGNMEKKKNQD, encoded by the coding sequence ATGACAACGAATCTGAAAAGGCTCATATTCACCTTCCTACCATGCATCACCCTTTTGCTGAAACTCACAATAGCCGCTGCCGAACCACCTGAGGGCTTTCCAGAGCCCTTGAATTCAGCagaattcaaagaagagCTATCCAAGGGGCTGCATATTATTGACTTCTATAGCCCATACTGTCCGCACTGCAAACACCTAGCACCTGTTTGGATGGAAACATGGGAGGagtttaaagaagaaggcaAGAAACTAAACATAACCTTTTCACAAGTTAACTGTGTCGAGAGCGCCGATTTGTGTGCGGATGAAAATATTGGATTCTTCCCTGACATTAGACTTTATAACCCCTCAGGATACGTCAAATCGTTCACTGAAACACCAAGGACCAAAGAATCATTAATTGCGTTTGCGCGTAGGGAGTCTGTGGACCCAAACAACCTCGATGTTGATTTGGATTCTGCTATAAGTCAGAGCCAATATCTCGAAGGCTTTGATTTTCTCGAGCTGATTGCTGGTAAGGCAACTAGACCATATTTGGTTTCCTTCTGGCCGACCAAAGACATGAAAGATACCGACGATTCACTAGAGTTCAGTGTTTGTGACAAATGCCATGAATTCCAAAGAACTTGGAAGATCATTTCAAGACAGTTAGCTGTGGAGGATATCAAGACGGGCCACGTAAATTGCGAATCCAATCCAACAATTTGTGAAGAACTGGGCTTTGGCGATTTAGTGAAAATTACCAACCATAGGGGCGATAGGGAACCCAAAGTAGCGTTAGTTCTACCCAACAAAACCTCAAATAATTTGTTCGACTATCCCAACGGCTACTCAGCGAAGTCAGACGGCTATGTAGATTTTGCTAAGAGGACTTTTGCAAACAGTAAATTTCCCAATATAACAGAAGAGGAGcttcagaaaaaaatttccagaaatgttgattttttacaagaaagGGGACCTGTAACCAACAATGATATCCGTTTAGTCTTTTCATATGATCCTGAAACTGTTGTTACTGAAGATTTCGACATTTTGGAATACCTAATTGAGcctctttcaaagattcCAAACCTCTATTTGTATCAAATCGACAAGAATCTAATAGATTTATCCCGTAATCATTATAGAGGCATGTATCAAAAGATCAACTACAACACCGACGAAGCTCAAAAGAATCTTAATGAACAATACTTTACCATGAATACGGTTACGCAACTCCCAACCTTTTTCATGTTTAAAGATGGTGATTTCATATCCTATGTTTACCCCGGATACTCCACAACAGAGATGAGAAATATTGATACAATTATGAATTGGGTAGAAAAGTATTCTAATCCCTTAGTTGCAGAAGTTAACTCTTCCAACTTAAAAAAGTTAATGTCCTTCCAAACCAAGAGTTACAGTAATTTAGCAATTCAGTTAGTTAATGGCGGTGATAACAAACATATCAAAGGAAGCAATAAGCTTATCCATAACTTACTCCTCGCAAGTTGGGATTATGAACATATTCGGATGGAAAATAACTTCGAAGAAATTAATGAGAGAAGAGCCAGTAAAGCAAACGggatcaaaaaattaaaggaCAATAAGGCCCCAGCTAACAAAATTGTTGACAAAATGCGTGAAGGAGTTCCCCATAAggatcaaaaaaaattgttacTGGGGTATTTAGATAtttcaaaggaaaaaaatttttttagaaaattCGGTATTACTGGGGAACATAAAGTTGGTGACGTGATTATCATTGATAAATCGAATAATTACTACTATACTACAGATAATTTTGGCGACACATTGACATCTAACAATCCTCAATCGTTGAGAGAGGCATTCGTATCCTTAAACATTCCATCAAAAGCTCTGTACAACTCTAAGTTAAAGGGGAGGTTGATGAATTCCCCATTCCACAGTGTTTTTAGTTTCCTAGACATAATCCACCAGAATGGCATGTCTGGCTACTtaatcattatttttttgattatcACAATACTTAAAGGCCCATCTGTTTACAGAAGGTACAAAATAAGGAAACACTATAGGGCGAAGAGGAACGCTGCCGGTATCCTAGGAAATatggagaagaaaaaaaatcaagattAA
- the YIA6 gene encoding NAD+ transporter (Mitochondrial NAD+ transporter~similar to YIL006W): protein MTQTDNPVPNCGLLPEQQYCSADHEEPLLLHEEQLIFPDHSSQLSSADIIEPIKMSSSTDSIIGSTLRKKSVPLSSTQITALSGAFAGFLSGVAVCPLDVAKTRLQAQGLQTRFENPYYRGIMGTLSTIVRDEGPRGLYKGLVPIVLGYFPTWMIYFSAYEFSKKFFHGIFPQFDFVAQSCAAITAGAASTTLTNPIWVVKTRLMLQSNLGEHPTHYKGTFDAFKKIFSQEGFKALYAGLVPSLLGLFHVAIHFPIYEDLKIRFHCYSREDNANSINLQRLIMASSVSKMIASAVTYPHEILRTRMQLKSDIPDSIQRRLFPLIKATYAQEGIKGFYSGFTTNLVRTIPASAITLVSFEYFRNRLENISSVAF, encoded by the coding sequence ATGACACAGACTGATAATCCCGTTCCCAACTGTGGTTTGCTGCCCGAGCAGCAGTATTGTTCTGCAGACCATGAAGAGCCACTGTTGTTGCATGAAGAACAACTGATATTTCCTGATCATTCCTCCCAACTGTCCTCGGCAGATATCATCGAGCCAATTAAGATGAGCAGCAGTACGGACTCTATTATTGGGTCCACGCTGCGAAAGAAATCGGTGCCGCTGTCCTCAACGCAGATTACAGCTCTTTCCGGCGCATTTGCTGGATTCTTATCGGGTGTGGCAGTATGTCCTCTCGACGTTGCCAAAACGCGATTGCAAGCACAAGGACTACAAACCAGGTTCGAGAACCCCTACTATCGAGGGATAATGGGGACTCTGAGTACTATAGTAAGAGACGAGGGCCCACGAGGCCTATACAAAGGGCTGGTACCGATCGTCCTGGGCTACTTCCCAACCTGGATGATATACTTTTCCGCGTACGAATTCagtaaaaaattcttccatGGCATCTTCCCACAGTTTGATTTCGTTGCCCAGTCATGTGCTGCCATCACGGCAGGAGCTGCATCTACGACGCTGACCAACCCAATCTGGGTCGTGAAGACAAGACTTATGTTGCAATCAAACCTTGGCGAGCACCCTACACATTACAAAGGGACTTTCGATGCATTCAAGAAGATATTTTCCCAGGAAGGGTTCAAAGCATTATATGCGGGGCTGGTCCCCTCACTGTTAGGGCTATTTCATGTGGCTATCCATTTCCCTATATACGAAGATTTGAAGATAAGATTCCACTGCTATTCTCGGGAGGACAACGCCAACTCCATCAACTTACAACGATTGATCATGGCATCATCTGTTTCTAAGATGATTGCCTCAGCGGTGACATATCCACACGAAATCTTACGAACCAGAATGCAACTGAAATCTGATATACCGGATTCCATTCAACGACGTCTGTTCCCCCTCATTAAGGCAACTTATGCACAAGAGGGAATCAAAGGATTTTACTCTGGATTTACTACAAACCTAGTACGAACCATTCCAGCCTCGGCAATCACTCTAGTATCCTTTGAGTATTTCAGAAACCGTCTGGAAAATATTAGCTCTGTAGCATTTTAG
- the CFD1 gene encoding iron-sulfur cluster assembly protein CFD1 (iron-sulfur cluster binding protein~similar to YIL003W), whose translation MEKQEIGVPAASLAGIKHIILILSGKGGVGKSSVTTQTALTLCSTGFKVGVLDIDLTGPSLPRMFGLENKSIYQGLNGWQPVEVETNCAGSLSVISLGFLLGDRGNSVIWRGPKKTSMIKQFISDVAWGELDYLLIDTPPGTSDEHISIAEELRYSKPDGGIVVTTPQSVATADVKKEINFCKKVDLRILGIIENMSGFLCPHCAECTNIFSSGGGKRLSEQFSVPYLGNVPIDPKFVEMIENQASSKKTLVEMYRESSLCPIFEEIMKKLRRQDITTRVVEKHDQPQID comes from the coding sequence ATGGAGAAACAGGAGATAGGCGTTCCTGCGGCCTCTTTGGCAGGAATAAAACATATTATACTGATCCTTTCCGGAAAAGGTGGTGTCGGTAAAAGTTCGGTAACTACGCAGACTGCGCTGACCCTTTGCAGTACGGGCTTTAAAGTTGGAGTTTTAGATATTGATTTAACTGGGCCATCCTTACCGAGAATGTTTGGCCTAGAGAATAAATCTATTTACCAAGGTCTTAATGGTTGGCAACCCGTGGAAGTGGAAACTAATTGCGCTGGTTCTCTTAGTGTAATATCATTGGGGTTTTTGCTAGGCGATAGAGGGAATAGTGTGATATGGAGAGGGCCCAAGAAGACTTCTATGATAAAACAATTCATCTCCGACGTCGCCTGGGGTGAATTGGATTACCTACTAATCGATACCCCTCCAGGAACATCAGATGAACATATTTCGATTGCAGAGGAGCTGAGATATTCCAAACCGGATGGTGGTATTGTAGTGACTACCCCACAGAGTGTTGCAACAGCTGATgtcaaaaaggaaattaatTTCTGCAAAAAGGTTGATCTAAGAATCCTTGGTATAATTGAAAACATGTCAGGGTTTTTATGCCCGCACTGTGCAGAATGTACAAATATCTTTTCTAGTGGAGGTGGCAAAAGATTATCCGAACAATTTTCTGTCCCATATCTAGGTAACGTTCCTATAGATccaaaatttgttgaaatgATTGAAAATCAAGCTTCAAGTAAAAAGACGCTTGTAGAAATGTATAGAGAGTCGTCTCTTTGTcctatttttgaagaaataatgaagaaactgAGGAGACAAGACATTACAACTCGTGTTGTGGAGAAACACGATCAACCTCAAATAGATTGA
- the CMI7 gene encoding Cmi7p (similar to YIL002W): MPGKCGQEIIFNQSILGKSNFVDYRGTTEFTRWAILYSSVNTMTRDTPEDVSTAGAKDILEVLNLLKGGEEKISEVELKLDEMEKKMDSLLVQLEDLHKDSNDLAKSSSQK, from the coding sequence ATGCCGGGTAAATGTGGCcaagaaataatatttaatCAGTCCATTCTGGGAAAGAGCAACTTTGTCGATTACAGAGGAACCACAGAATTCACTAGGTGGGCAATACTTTACTCGTCGGTCAATACTATGACTCGTGATACCCCTGAAGATGTCAGCACTGCAGGTGCAAAGGATATTTTAGAGGTTTTAAACCTACTAAAGGGAggagaagagaaaatatcaGAAGTGGAACTTAAGTTGGAcgaaatggaaaagaaaatggacTCTCTATTAGTTCAGTTAGAGGATCTGCACAAGGACAGCAACGATTTGGCGAAAAGTTCCagccaaaaataa